The sequence below is a genomic window from Mercenaria mercenaria strain notata unplaced genomic scaffold, MADL_Memer_1 contig_4688, whole genome shotgun sequence.
AATTACTGAATCACATGAAATGACTTTGATAGTTCCAATGTTGACACGACAACATTGGTACTCGATGTTGCTAAGTATGTTGACTGCGTGTCAGAAACAAAAACCTACTTTGTCAAAACAGAGTTAATCATGCAAACTCACAGTTTCTGAATCTTATTGCATGCAGGCTATCAACAAACAGTACAAAACAAAAGGCTTTACTAAAAACACTAGAAAATTGATCAGAGCATCATAGAGGGCAGGCACACAGAAAGATTACTcctataaattgaaaaaaatcagtaGCTGCTGCAATACAAAGTAGATTGATCCCTATAATGCATCTCTGACTGAATGTGCatttcttttatcatatttatatgaTTATGGTTTGAAATACAAGACTATTTCAGGTTACAGATCTATGATGTCTTCAGTTTTACCAACATTTGAGAAGTCAAAGTGCTGAGAGCAGTGTTCAATTCAAGACCTCCTAAGCACAGATTGATTCCTGAATGGGATTAACCTGCTGAAACTTCCCCCATTCAAAACCATGAAGCTGGCAAAATTTAAGTATGCGATATGGAAAGCAGTATTTCTGATCGCTATAGCAACTTGATCTTCAAGATTTGTTCCTTGGCAAAGGATCGGTCAATATCCAAAGCAAGGTGTCACATTCATAAGGTATAGACTTTCGATGCAAGTTGGACAAGGTCATGATAGTAAGACAATTTATTCCTACTTTTAAAGACAACAAATTGTTAGATGGAAAAAGGGCTCTGTTCTGGTATTTGAAACAAACAGATTCTTTGCGACAGGAAACAGATGAGCATAAACTGTTCTTCAAAACAATCAAACCTCACAGACCGGTTTCTGTGTAGACTATTTCTGCATGGATTGTGAGTACGATCAAAAGAGCTTAACAGTCTAAGAAAATATTACAGCCTAAAATTCGGGGTCATTCAACTCGGTCAATTTGACCGTCATAGACTTTGTTCAAAGGGGCAAACATGGTGGACGTGTTGAATAGCGCAGATTGGAATAACTGTTAGACAATGAAAACTTTAGACAATAAAACTGGACTTTTACTTCAGGCAAGATGGTGTATATACATATGTAatacaaagtttaatgaaaaatcatttacgaacatttatgttttacattttggtgGAATGTACATATGGAATTGTTATAGACAGCtaatattatacaaaatgtagttgCATAAAGGTATGTACAGAACTCTACTGAAAGTCGACGTATTCTTTGCATATAAAACTGTACTACATTTGTATATGGGAGAGAACTGTCTGTAAATATTTGTAGATTTGTAGTGTTTAGTGCTTGAAAACAGGAATATCAAGCTACTGGAATGAAACTCCAGTCAAGACACTACTTGCAGAATCAGAGATATTCTATAATATATTCATCAGGTAAGTggcttttatgataaaaaaaagtccatttgttttcaaattgtaGGGTTTTTTTAGCAAATGATACTTACATTTACCTGATAAATATAACGACACCCCCTCCTCACCTCTCTTCTAAAACACTTTTTTAGTAAATGATACTTACCTGATAAATACAACGACACCCCCTACTCACCTCTCTTCTAAAACACTTTAAAAGTGCCGCCTAGTTGtggggcataaaaagtaataGCACAGGTATTGCTAAAATATAACGTGATTTCAAATTTTCGGTTTTGGATATAGAATAAAGTCCGTACAGAACATACCAAACCGGCCAAAGCGAGCTCCGTCATTTTTCCGAGAAGGTTCtataattttctcaaaaaaatacaattttaatacaaactgaATAAACTGTCTTTTACTTTTAGGTGTACCAGCAAACATTCTCACCTTTACAGTCACTGACAGAGACCGTCCCTTTATTCTTTGTTGAAGTCCCCTCAGGGCATGTTAAACAATGTGCGATTCCATCTTTGTCTTTGTATGTCCCAACTGGACACTTCTCACATTTATTCAATGTGTAGTTTAAAACGTTTCCAACAGAACATGTTTCTGCAAATAAGTTCTAATCTCTGAGACAGAAACAAGTTCCAACAGATTACAACGTTAAGTAGTTTGCTTCTTATTTGATTTAACCATACTTTATTGCTCATATATACATGCATGTAGATACATAGAATTACAACAgtacaaaagcaaatgggttgggcaacaagttctaaCAACATAACATTAAGCCCTTCTTATAGTTTCTTAAACTAAATATAATTTAAGAGTAATCTTTTGAGGATCTGGTTATAAATTTAATTAAGCTAAAGCTGTAATTGTTGTATActtcaaatatgtatttgaaaaagGCAAGTGGTCTGTCTTAAAGTTTCTAATATGTTTAATTTAagcggatttttttttaattacagatTGGATACTTTATTGTACACACAGGATATGAATTAAAGGTCTTATTACTTGTTAGTTGTCTTACTACATTGTAATCCAGATAGGATGTAATTCTTTTCGCATGTTGGAGTGGTATAATTGACGATATTCCAGTATTCCACTAGGAAATCGCCTGTAACTTGTAACATTCCAAGAACACTGGAGACGACCCATTTACGATTGTTTTCCCATATTTGTCTGACCATGTCCTCATGGTAGTCCAATGATGATATGTTTGCGGCAGCTTCGACGCTGATAGTAAAACTGATGAGAAATGTATGTGAAGCACTTCTTGTGAAACGACTATGGACTGCATCTGTaacaaaacaattaaagaaactttTATATACTAGCTTTATGTGCGTgtaattagccagagcagccagagtagccagagttcagccagagtttagccagagtagccggaGTTcagtcagagttcagccagagaagtcataactctggttactctggctggccagagtagccagagttcagccagagcagcaagaactctggttactctggctggtcagagtagccagagttcggcaagagtagtcagagttcttccagtatccagaactctggttactctggctgagtaggcagagtttctagatttttaacatgttctggctactctggtcagccaaagtagccacagtagcccgagtcaccaggatatcatttgctctggttactctggctgtttctaacagagtagccagagttcagccagagtagccagagattctaggattttaacatgttctggctactctggtcagccagaatAGCCAGTTACccggtcccgtgttcgcaaaatattttcagttttatctgagtttgattatgaaacttaaatgtcatttctatgtaaatagcatatttaaaactgaatttcaagttattaACTATTTTCAAGTAGTTAACTAAATTATAATTAGGTCTGGTTACTCtgactggccagagtagccagagtttcaaGAGTTTAAAtatgttctggctactctagtcagccagagtagcctgagtagccagagtaaccaggtcccgtattcgcaaaacattttcagtcttagctgaattcgatcttgaaacttaatatgttatttctttctaaatagcatgtttaaaactgaatttcaagttaataactattttcaattggctatttatagtaaccaTAGTAgacagaactctggttactctggctggtcagagtaggcagagttcacccagagtagccagaactctggttgggggcctccgtggccgagtggttaaggtcgctgacttaaaatcgcttgcccctcaacgatgtgggttcgagcctcactcggggcgttgaattcttcatgtgaggaagccaaccagctggcttacgggaggtcggtgtttctacccaggtgcccgctcatgatgaaataatgcacggaggtgcacttggggtcttcctccaccattaaagctggaaagtcgccatatgacctatcatgtgtcggtgcgacgttaaatccaacaataaaaaagaactctggttagtctggctggccagagtaggcagagttcagccagagtagcaagactttattaggattttaacatgttctggttactcataccaaagcagcgtaacatcaatgcttgaaacgtAAATGGCAGACgctagaacatagaagaatacatgcatcccgaataatgttgtacaaataatcattgatcaaatcattcagtttcagttttaatattgcatatgccatgtttttgtgattttcctacatatctgcgatatgtcacatgtttaattgttgaacgtatattttatattaaatgggctctcaacaaatctggattattattattattattattattacttcgcatttatcaggattgaattccatagaccaattaTGTTCATATTcctctaattttgtcaaatcatcttgaactttgtaagagtctattaacgagtctatgttgaggtatatgatagtgtcatcagcaaataagcgtattctacctttaacagagtcaggaaggtcatcgataaaacaaaggaagagacaaggactcaacactgaaccttgaggaaccgcctgatagaactggtaaagagtgtgagccttcaactactacagattgagaacggttactaaggaaagattgaatccagggtagagagattctgtagacacaaagtttcacgattttatagagaaggagttgatgatcgatcttgtcgaaagctttcgagaaatccattacaatgagacctgtttgtttccagattggagattgtcaaatgtttcttgtgtaaaggataatagttgtGCCTCACAGCTGTGTTTGGAACGGAAACTATATTGGAAatgtgtgagaagattgttgactattttggtTCTCTCAAGGTTGATTTTTTGCgtttatatgtatcaagtgattcataaaacggagtAGCCAGAGTTTCATGACCCTTTTTTGTACCGTCAGGGTGTTTTTTAGTTTTCAcgtatcaagtgattcatcaaacggacttcaaagaattgtcttacttaTCAGTAAGTAGTCCTatataactgtttaatccaaaTACAGTCAATATCGCTTCATACACGTACACAAGtaataccgagttaatacaacatggaatgttgattgtctgatggcataaggtgacTACAATCAATTTgtgaatggcattttgcgttttgattggcatgtcacaggtacctacctttttTCCAAtggtttagatgaaataccgttattaagcggctttaagtgtatgtgttcacatgtcaacatttcgtcaactttcacaactttaaaatgcaaatttcaggaattggttgctgttaacaagtatgaaaaatgtattttccaatttctttatattatgtcttcaagttaatttatttggtacaaattcaaggcaaacacaaaaccagaagccttcaaataaatattctttatttatggaattcactgcaattatttatgatatcaatataaacaagaggacccataTGAGCCTGAATAAgatcctgaatcgcttacctagACCTCGTGGGTaatgacagtcatagtaaaacTTCACATTTTGTAATTGTTAACTCTATATTCTGGacattctggaaattttaaacttatattgtgtaagattagaagtatattgataaaccacagagagagactaatattgccctggggatggtgattcaatcaagtttgaaagaactccattataaatgtggctaatttacatgcaaaatttttcagctcttacccttgtggctctaaaaagatttttgctatgtaagtatatcatgctttttttctatataatacTTAAGTAAGAaccattttgactctggggtattgattgaacatgtaaaatatctaaactcttgtcattgcaattcttttgagaagattttaaaagattttcctgtaaGACTTTACAAGCTCATTAGCACAAGTAATATAAACATAACCACATGTTGCATGTGCAATAAAACGCAAACTCCTAATAAAAtagaacattttatataaaagattaacaaaaaataaGGTTTTCGTGCAACAGTTTTGCTTCAAATACACGCTAAAATGCACCGTTTGCCGttcttttgttaataaataatcaAGTAGAGGATACCCGGACCCCCATCCCcttacctctgcgtactatggAAAATGCCTTAGCTACGCGCCTGCAAGAGTTCAACTAGTATAGTACTTGTATCCGAAGTGCGCGTTTTAAGTGGGAGATGCGACATTGAAATAAACTAGTATAGTTTACCTAGGGGTAGAGTATACTACTTACAATGGCAGttttttttctggtctggtgccagtggaatGTTTCAAAACAATTGTGATTATTAATTcgtaattaaacaagagctcccttgatgcattcagtaattgcacaaggaaaagAAAGGAATTGTCACTGTACACTGGGTGTTTGACGTACTGGCCTCAAACaaataattatgggtcatgtATGAATCATAAGTAAACTCTGAAtaaaatgtgatcttagaccaaagcattcttcaattatttggcaaaaaaggttcaactgttcttggtcaatttgattttgaccttcagcctactgacctcaaaacaataggggtcatctgctggtcatgaccaacctcatcATCAACTTGATTGATCCTAGGCGCAAGCGTTtttagagttatcatctggaaactgctCAATTGTTCCGAGTCATGgtgttcttgacctttgacctactgaccccaaaatcaataggggtcaattgctggtcatgaccatcctccctattAACTTTAATGATAGTAGGTCTAagttctagagttatcatctggcaactgtttaactgttccgcgtcacagtgaccttgaccttcaacctactgacctcaaaatcactaggggtcatctactggtcaagaccaaccttcctatcatttttcatgatcctatactcaagcgttcttgagttatcatccggaaaccatttaacagttccgggtcactgtgaccttgacctctgagcaactgacctcaaaatcaatacgggtcatttgctggtcatgaccaacttttAACTTTCTTATCAGCGTTTATGCTCCTAGAACAGTtggtgttcttgagttatcatccggaaaccaattggtctacgggCCGatcaacatctgcaaaacaatataccctcccCCTCTTCTTCAAAGGGGTGGTGGGAGCATAATAAAGATACCCAGTACAAGATCCATTAAATTACAACGACTTTCGGGTTGTTCTCTCCTAGTCCGTGTATGTGTTGTTGGACCACATTCGATGCTCACATTGTCCACTTTGCAAGTTTTATTCTCCGGACATTCGGCCGTAATAAGTTCCCTAAATTCATTTAGGAATGTGGTTTTGTATTCCTGATAGTATTCAGATGCGTTTTCCGAGCATCCTTGTCCATAGAAATATACCCCAGCTTCAAGGATATAGTCAGGCCGCTTTTCAACTGAAAtcatacaaacattttatattaacttTTTCGAAGAAATATACGTTTATTTATAGGATCAACATTCTTTAATAACTAAATATAATCAACAAATGTATCTACAAGGAGGTCTTTGGAAGCCTagaaccaacaaaacaaaataaaacaagaaacttGGTTCGGTGGTGTCTGTTAAATAACGAGAATTAAATGTTTAACACCCCCTCAGTCATACAGAAGCATTGAACGGACTCCATTACCTAAATATACCGAATCCATCAACAAGATACACCATAGAACTGATCCCACGCTTAAATAGCTACAGTACGAAGTTTAATTAAGTTTAGGACAATTTAAATGGAAGTTGCATGCTGTAATtccaaaatattacaaaatctttACTACTGACGAGAGAACAAATTAGAGTCGCTGTATTTCTAAATGTAACAAGTATGTatgagtttcttttttttttaaatgatatataatcACCAGTACATTCCGGTATTTGATCATACACCCATTCTCCGTTCGCACATGACACATTTCCAGAAAACTCGTACTGCAAATCAAATCCGTCATTACAGCTAACTAGTACCTTTGGTGATGTGTcgtttttgtataataatttaccGTTTACTGGTCTATTAAGGTTCCGGGGACATGCTGGCAATGTTTCTGAAATTTATTTGAAGTATTCATGCTCGAAACAGTAAATCTGTTTACGTAGATAATTAATTGATTATGACTTTTATTGTAACATCaatatttatacaataatatgtcatttataatttattagGCCATGTAAGCAAGACATATATTTCTAATGTCTTGTGTGGTTTTAGAAAAACAAACCCTACATGCAGCTTTGTTTAACATCCTGACTTGCGTTATCACATTTCAGCttcaaaatttagcaaaaaaCTAATTTACGGAGATAACTTTATAAATGACTGTCAAGATTCTGTCAATTCGGATAAATGTGTTGAATTCATCCAACAAAATCTTTGGTAACCGAGTACTTGGCTCTATAACCATTAATGCAAAACACTAAAAAgatgtaaattgttaaaacaaacCGTTGCAAAATGGTTTTCCGCCATGTCCCCAGTTCCACACGCCTTGCTTTTGTCCATTGTCAACACAAGTTACAGAAGGGTTACCTTCTACCTGTAGATTGTTTCGACAAGAGATCAAGCAGGTTGTTCCCAATATTAGTGTTGGTAATGAGCAATTGTATACCATAAAGCTGTCATTGAATGTTAGGGCCGGGTCCTCACATGTAACGACTGTCAAAAATGATAGTATTGATAATAATATCACAACGTAGCGTATTCAATGACCTCttacagacaaaacaaaaaaacaactatCAATATATAAAgtgtttttgtgtcaaaaatataaacagaatACTAAGAcaattttcttctatttctgtatttatgataaaaataaccaGCCATGTATGATTTTGTTCTCTGCGGAACGGATACGGCGTTCTAATAAAAGTAGAAAGTCTCGTCAGGTAGGTATCTTCAAAGTTGgagataaatatttcaaacaaaagatAGTAATCATTCATATGTTCCATGAAGCATTCTTTGAATGCAAATATACCTTTTATGTGCAAATCCACCGTACACTCCGCAGATTCGTTTGATTCTTCACTGGACATTTTATATGACACTGTATGTAGTCCAGAATCTAGAATGTCACCTGGAGTCGGACCCTCAGTTTGATATATTTCTACCATGTTGTTTACAATAGCAGCTGATGTTGGACGCTGCCAAATTACTGCGACCGATGTTTGTTGTGAACCTGTGTAGAAGACTTGAGGCGAAATACAGCGTACAGCCAGAGGTTCTGGATCTAGATGAACCAAAATATAACAATCAGACTGTTACTAAAGTCTTTGGCCATCTGTTTTCCAACAGACTTATTTAGGTACTTACTGTACTAAAGCAGAActacaaaagaaaaaatgttttctaagGTAAAAGTTTGAAAGGAGCGCTCGTTGAAAAAGTAATCTTAAGCCCGCATAGTTCTGAACTGCGCTTTAAGATGTTTCACTATGAAAAAGGAAGAAAGAAAAATTGTCTtatagaaaataaattttcatactgTCAAATAAATCGGATATTAATTTTTAAGTCTTTAATGCATCATCTTCAGAAATATTACTGACTTACATGTACAAGTTGTAGGCTTTGACCAGAACCCATTTGCCTGACAAGTCATATAAATGGGCCCATCGGCTGTAAACCCGCTCTTGCACGTAACAAAACAGACTGACTGATAAGCAAAAGTTTGATCGTTGCAATGCATGTTCCCATTTTCCGGAAAAGACGGCACAATGCAGTGAACAACTGAAATAAAACGTACTATTATTTCCCACAATATGTTGTAAAAATCATATAAATGACTCAGCAAAGTCGagtgatattattttatttattctacagCGTAGATCAAATTTTATAACTgtcacaaaaataacaaaattaatgaatgTCAACAATTTAAAATCGAGAGAAATTCATTAAAGGAAGAAAATGATGACTTAAACAAAATTATCCTTTATCCTTTATTTTTGggggaataaatttaaatttggtttgaTGTTT
It includes:
- the LOC128554069 gene encoding sushi, von Willebrand factor type A, EGF and pentraxin domain-containing protein 1-like, translated to MKRFSVDIAIRSSLNKCCLVWKQLINRPVASSEKKRMKLPYLILICAIAFLQLASLRYIADRDGASFVDSGREFQSRITEDDAVKKNTPLLWGDGTFTCEYFCYTPSHNTSDYFPPVFPDPCTPTDLLPSYVTSQGETSVQVFWTEPLATDRNGEIPRIEQVIGSTNGSYFNGSAVGRKYDIVYLATDEEEMRDSCHFVFKVYDEVKCTAPAAVGNGHYQCTNGLMPGSSCTYRCIEGYVMTGDADVICQSGSQSFPVWSPAPTCEVVHCIVPSFPENGNMHCNDQTFAYQSVCFVTCKSGFTADGPIYMTCQANGFWSKPTTCTYPEPLAVRCISPQVFYTGSQQTSVAVIWQRPTSAAIVNNMVEIYQTEGPTPGDILDSGLHTVSYKMSSEESNESAECTVDLHIKVVTCEDPALTFNDSFMVYNCSLPTLILGTTCLISCRNNLQVEGNPSVTCVDNGQKQGVWNWGHGGKPFCNETLPACPRNLNRPVNGKLLYKNDTSPKVLVSCNDGFDLQYEFSGNVSCANGEWVYDQIPECTVEKRPDYILEAGVYFYGQGCSENASEYYQEYKTTFLNEFRELITAECPENKTCKVDNVSIECGPTTHTRTRREQPESRCNLMDLVLDAVHSRFTRSASHTFLISFTISVEAAANISSLDYHEDMVRQIWENNRKWVVSSVLGMLQVTGDFLVEYWNIVNYTTPTCEKNYILSGLQCKTCSVGNVLNYTLNKCEKCPVGTYKDKDGIAHCLTCPEGTSTKNKGTVSVSDCKGENVCWYT